A genomic window from Candidatus Methylomirabilota bacterium includes:
- the coaE gene encoding dephospho-CoA kinase (Dephospho-CoA kinase (CoaE) performs the final step in coenzyme A biosynthesis.) codes for MIIVGLTGGIATGKSTVAGIFAKGGATVLDGDEVVRELQVPGTKVFEATVEAFGPDILQRDGTINRKLLGEIVFRDERLRRRLETIVHPALVVAVEERLAELRIQGIPVCVVELPLLIESGSEGRFDWVVVVTAPEEVQVTRLMTDRGLSREEALARIHTQMPLSEKVKRADFVIENGGDLQETERRVQEIFQVLLRVGPKKP; via the coding sequence GTGATCATTGTGGGGCTGACAGGGGGCATTGCGACCGGCAAGAGCACGGTCGCGGGGATCTTCGCGAAGGGGGGGGCTACGGTCCTTGACGGGGATGAAGTGGTTCGAGAATTGCAGGTACCAGGGACGAAAGTCTTTGAAGCCACCGTCGAGGCCTTTGGGCCGGACATCCTGCAACGCGACGGGACCATCAATCGGAAATTATTGGGAGAGATAGTCTTTCGTGATGAACGATTGCGCAGGCGACTCGAGACCATCGTTCATCCTGCGCTGGTCGTCGCGGTCGAGGAACGGCTGGCTGAACTCCGGATACAAGGAATCCCCGTATGCGTAGTGGAACTCCCCCTCCTCATCGAGTCTGGGTCTGAAGGTCGGTTTGACTGGGTGGTGGTCGTCACCGCCCCCGAAGAGGTGCAGGTGACTCGCCTCATGACAGATCGGGGGCTGAGCCGAGAAGAAGCCTTGGCCCGAATCCATACTCAGATGCCTCTTTCGGAGAAGGTCAAGCGGGCCGATTTCGTGATCGAGAATGGAGGGGATCTTCAGGAGACGGAACGGAGAGTCCAGGAAATATTCCAGGTGCTGCTCCGAGTGGGGCCAAAAAAACCTTGA
- a CDS encoding 16S rRNA (uracil(1498)-N(3))-methyltransferase yields MHRFYVTEEQLVGGCVRFNPAQVRQIIRVLRMGVGSRVLAFNGSGQEWEVEIATSSPREVVGRIVAEVSMVRESPLRIVLLQGLLKGDKMDYLIQKVTEMGVAEVVLLSTRRTVAQGSGRVARWSRIALEAAEQSGRLTVPGLTGPYRLEAEYIAGPAAGAAIVLWEGERVGTFAEVLDRASPPNEIRILVGPEGGLETDEVALLREKGFVPVSLGPRTLRAETAAVAALAVLQHRWGDLR; encoded by the coding sequence ATGCATCGTTTCTACGTGACCGAAGAACAACTCGTGGGCGGCTGCGTTCGGTTCAATCCGGCCCAGGTTCGCCAGATCATCCGCGTCCTCCGGATGGGGGTGGGCAGTCGCGTGCTGGCGTTCAACGGCAGCGGCCAGGAATGGGAGGTGGAGATTGCAACATCCTCTCCCCGTGAGGTCGTTGGTCGGATTGTGGCGGAGGTCTCGATGGTGAGAGAATCTCCTCTTCGAATTGTACTGCTCCAGGGGCTTCTCAAAGGAGACAAGATGGACTATCTGATCCAGAAGGTGACGGAGATGGGGGTGGCCGAAGTCGTCCTCCTTTCCACCCGACGGACGGTCGCTCAGGGATCGGGCAGAGTGGCCCGGTGGAGCCGGATCGCCCTCGAGGCGGCAGAGCAGTCGGGTCGCTTGACCGTCCCGGGGCTCACCGGACCCTACCGCCTTGAAGCAGAATATATTGCCGGACCGGCCGCCGGTGCTGCGATTGTCCTCTGGGAGGGAGAGCGGGTTGGGACGTTTGCCGAGGTGTTAGATCGGGCGTCCCCCCCGAATGAGATACGGATCCTGGTGGGTCCGGAGGGGGGGCTGGAGACGGACGAGGTGGCTCTGCTGAGAGAAAAGGGTTTCGTTCCCGTCTCCCTGGGACCCAGGACGTTGCGCGCGGAGACTGCCGCCGTGGCCGCGCTGGCTGTTCTCCAGCACCGGTGGGGTGACCTTCGCTAA
- the dnaJ gene encoding molecular chaperone DnaJ, whose protein sequence is MSKDYYQILGVSRGASPDEIKKVYRRLAMKLHPDKNPDDTAAVEQFKEINEAYEVLSNPEKRQEYDRYGTVGGRMAEAYPDFDVGFGTGFGGLFEDILEGFFGGAGRRSAAQRGADFRYALTITLEEAAKGSEKEIILSRLEVCEGCRGTGARPGTRPKACPVCRGSGQVRFSRGFLTVSQACHQCGGEGHVIDSPCRTCRGEGRVRTERTVAVKVPKGVETGTRLRISGEGEAGTKGGPPGDLYVVVQIAAHPMFHREGDDLTCEVPINFTQAALGGEAMVPTLTEMIPIHIPPGTQPGTEFRLEGYGLPNLRGYGRGDLKVKVLVEIPTRLTAKQQELLEELHRLENGEGTPLSKGFFEKVRELFGG, encoded by the coding sequence GTGAGTAAGGACTACTACCAAATTCTGGGGGTGTCGCGGGGAGCCTCGCCCGACGAGATCAAAAAGGTGTATCGGCGCCTCGCCATGAAGTTGCATCCCGATAAGAATCCCGACGACACTGCGGCGGTGGAACAGTTCAAGGAAATCAACGAGGCCTACGAGGTCCTGTCGAATCCTGAAAAGCGGCAGGAGTATGACAGATATGGAACGGTGGGGGGCCGGATGGCCGAAGCGTATCCCGACTTCGATGTGGGGTTCGGGACGGGCTTCGGGGGGCTTTTTGAAGATATCCTGGAAGGGTTCTTTGGAGGAGCGGGCAGGCGGAGTGCGGCCCAGCGAGGGGCTGACTTCCGCTATGCGCTGACTATCACGTTAGAGGAAGCTGCCAAGGGATCCGAGAAGGAGATCATCCTTTCTCGATTGGAGGTGTGTGAGGGGTGTCGCGGCACCGGGGCGCGGCCGGGGACGCGCCCGAAGGCCTGTCCGGTCTGTCGCGGGAGCGGCCAGGTTCGGTTCTCGCGAGGCTTTCTCACGGTCAGCCAGGCATGTCATCAGTGTGGAGGCGAGGGGCACGTCATCGATTCCCCTTGCCGGACGTGTCGGGGGGAGGGGCGAGTCAGAACGGAACGGACCGTAGCGGTGAAGGTCCCCAAAGGGGTGGAAACCGGGACACGGCTTCGGATCAGTGGCGAAGGGGAAGCTGGAACGAAGGGAGGCCCCCCCGGTGACCTCTACGTGGTGGTCCAAATCGCGGCGCACCCGATGTTTCACCGGGAGGGTGATGATTTGACCTGTGAAGTCCCAATCAACTTCACGCAGGCCGCCTTGGGGGGCGAGGCCATGGTTCCGACCCTCACCGAGATGATCCCCATTCACATCCCGCCTGGAACGCAACCCGGCACGGAGTTTCGCCTGGAGGGATACGGTCTTCCGAACCTCCGGGGGTACGGGCGAGGCGACCTCAAGGTCAAGGTCCTCGTAGAGATTCCCACCCGCCTCACCGCCAAGCAGCAGGAGCTCTTAGAGGAGCTCCACCGACTGGAGAATGGGGAGGGAACTCCCCTGAGCAAAGGCTTCTTTGAGAAGGTCCGGGAGCTCTTCGGCGGATGA